From one Cereibacter sphaeroides 2.4.1 genomic stretch:
- a CDS encoding tripartite tricarboxylate transporter TctB family protein, whose amino-acid sequence MGASRSDIWAGIGLLAFCGFVAWRTLLVRTVASGTIAGPVFVPWLMIGGLSLLAIALILRSILRGSSAVELPTRRTLVRMGLMALLLVAYAAAFEPLGYLVSTLVTFVLGLLLFNERRPLVLILVPLALTGGVYLGFTRLLQVWLP is encoded by the coding sequence ATGGGTGCGAGCAGAAGTGACATCTGGGCCGGTATCGGATTGCTGGCCTTCTGCGGCTTCGTTGCCTGGCGCACCCTTCTGGTGCGCACCGTGGCCTCGGGCACCATCGCCGGGCCCGTCTTCGTGCCGTGGCTGATGATCGGCGGCCTGTCGCTTCTGGCGATTGCCCTGATCCTGCGCTCGATCCTGCGCGGCTCATCCGCGGTGGAGCTGCCGACGCGGCGGACGCTGGTGCGGATGGGGCTGATGGCACTTCTGCTCGTGGCCTATGCCGCGGCCTTCGAGCCGCTGGGATACCTCGTCTCGACGCTCGTGACATTCGTTCTGGGCCTGCTGCTCTTCAACGAGCGCCGGCCGCTGGTGCTGATCCTCGTTCCGCTGGCCCTGACGGGCGGCGTCTACCTCGGCTTCACGCGCCTCTTGCAGGTCTGGCTTCCCTGA
- a CDS encoding iron-containing alcohol dehydrogenase, which yields MADDLTRPITLLRPAAVHFGEGSLARLPEWVAARGFRAPFVIADAVNAQRLDRLGLGSVGCFGTVVPEPDTANLQAAVAAAEGADLIVGFGGGSAMDLAKLVAVLVGTGLALSDISGPGRAPARRVGLVQVPTTAGTGSEVGTRALVTDPASLAKIATESAEMLADMAIVDPALTLSVPPAVTAATGVDAMAHCAEALTSKRAHPLVDAYALEGIALVGRFLRRAVEDGQDVEARAGLSLAAFYGGICLGPVNTTAGHALSYPLGTRHKLPHGIANALIFPHVLAANASAAPEKTARICEALGFAAGAEETVRAGALAFCAGLGLDMRLRAHGVPSEDLPVMATEAHGIRRLLDWNPRDLSVAEIEAIYRRAY from the coding sequence ATGGCGGACGACCTCACCCGACCGATTACCCTTCTTCGGCCTGCCGCCGTGCATTTCGGCGAAGGCAGCCTTGCCCGCCTGCCAGAGTGGGTGGCCGCGCGCGGCTTCCGCGCGCCCTTCGTCATCGCCGATGCGGTGAATGCGCAGCGGCTGGACCGGCTGGGGCTCGGATCGGTCGGCTGCTTCGGGACCGTCGTGCCCGAGCCCGACACCGCCAATCTGCAGGCCGCCGTCGCCGCGGCCGAAGGGGCCGACCTGATCGTGGGATTCGGCGGCGGCTCGGCCATGGACCTGGCCAAGCTCGTGGCGGTGCTCGTGGGAACCGGCCTCGCGCTTTCGGACATCTCCGGTCCCGGCCGGGCGCCGGCCCGGCGCGTGGGCCTCGTGCAGGTGCCGACCACCGCCGGGACCGGCTCGGAAGTGGGCACGCGCGCCCTCGTGACGGATCCCGCGAGCCTTGCCAAGATCGCGACCGAAAGCGCCGAGATGCTTGCCGACATGGCGATCGTGGACCCTGCGCTCACGCTCAGCGTGCCGCCCGCGGTCACGGCCGCAACCGGGGTCGACGCCATGGCCCATTGCGCCGAGGCCCTGACCTCGAAACGGGCGCATCCGCTGGTCGATGCCTATGCGCTGGAGGGGATCGCGCTCGTCGGCCGCTTCCTGCGTCGCGCGGTCGAGGACGGGCAGGATGTCGAAGCCCGGGCAGGCCTGTCGCTCGCGGCCTTCTACGGCGGCATCTGCCTCGGCCCCGTGAACACGACGGCGGGCCATGCGCTCTCCTATCCGCTCGGCACGCGCCACAAGCTGCCGCACGGGATCGCGAATGCGCTGATCTTCCCGCATGTGCTGGCGGCCAACGCCTCGGCCGCGCCGGAGAAGACGGCCCGGATCTGCGAGGCTCTGGGCTTTGCCGCGGGCGCCGAGGAGACGGTGCGGGCCGGTGCGCTCGCCTTCTGCGCCGGGCTCGGGCTCGACATGCGGCTGCGGGCACATGGCGTGCCGTCCGAGGATCTGCCGGTCATGGCAACGGAGGCGCATGGCATCCGCCGCCTGCTCGACTGGAACCCGCGCGATCTGAGCGTGGCCGAGATCGAGGCGATCTACCGCCGCGCCTACTGA
- a CDS encoding ABC transporter ATP-binding protein, with the protein MTDNALVVSELAAGYGDRQVLRGLDLAVAPGRITAIVGANACGKSTLLRTLSRLLSPAEGQVLLDGRSVHRIPPRELARRMGLLPQSPLAPDGITVLDLVSRGRHPHQGLFSRWSAADDAAVAAALEATGTMDLAERAVDELSGGQRQRVWIAVALAQETGILLLDEPTTFLDIAHQVEVLDLLTDLNRAQGTTIVMVLHDLNLAARYADALVAMAGGRIHASGPPETVLTEEMVQAVFGLPCRTLPDPVSGRPMMLPIGRHRAGG; encoded by the coding sequence ATGACCGACAATGCGCTGGTGGTCAGCGAGCTTGCCGCTGGCTACGGCGACCGGCAAGTGCTGCGCGGGCTCGATCTCGCGGTGGCGCCCGGCCGGATCACCGCCATCGTCGGCGCGAATGCCTGCGGCAAGTCCACACTACTGCGGACGCTGTCGCGGCTCCTTTCGCCCGCCGAGGGGCAGGTGCTGCTCGACGGCCGCTCGGTCCATCGCATCCCCCCGCGCGAGCTTGCCCGCCGGATGGGGCTCCTGCCGCAGTCGCCGCTGGCGCCCGACGGCATCACCGTGCTCGATCTGGTGAGCCGCGGCCGCCACCCGCATCAGGGGCTCTTCTCGCGCTGGAGCGCCGCCGACGATGCGGCGGTGGCCGCCGCGCTCGAGGCGACGGGCACCATGGATCTGGCCGAGCGCGCGGTGGACGAGTTGTCGGGCGGGCAGCGCCAGCGGGTCTGGATCGCCGTCGCGCTGGCGCAGGAGACGGGGATCCTGCTCCTCGACGAGCCCACCACCTTTCTCGACATCGCCCATCAGGTCGAGGTGCTGGACCTGCTCACCGATCTGAACCGCGCGCAGGGGACCACCATCGTCATGGTGCTGCACGACCTGAACCTCGCCGCCCGCTATGCCGACGCGCTGGTGGCGATGGCCGGGGGCCGCATCCATGCCAGCGGTCCGCCCGAGACGGTCCTGACCGAAGAGATGGTGCAGGCGGTCTTCGGGCTGCCCTGCCGGACGCTCCCCGATCCGGTGAGCGGCCGGCCCATGATGCTGCCGATCGGCCGCCACCGCGCCGGCGGCTGA
- a CDS encoding FecCD family ABC transporter permease, with protein MTPAPSLAAEVAAHRRRRLRRGAALVLGLVLLILASVAVTLSVGSTPVAPFDVLRVLAGQEVPGASFTVERLRLPRAVLSLLAGLCFGLGGAACQTLLRSPLASPDIIGISAGSGAAAVFAIVVLGWSGPAVSGAAILCGLATALAIYLLAWRDGVAGARLILVGIGISAMLQSVTAYLLLRAPDWSLQEALRWMTGSVNGARLSDAPPLLLALALFGTLLLCRSRELEALRLGDDKAAALGVRIARTRLLILVGVVGLIAVATAVAGPIAFVAFLAGPIAARLGMPGRPILLPAALIGALLVLLADFAGQVLLPGRYPVGIVTGALGAPYLIYLIVRVNRAGGTI; from the coding sequence GTGACCCCCGCACCTTCCCTTGCCGCCGAGGTCGCGGCCCACCGTCGCCGTCGCCTGCGCCGGGGCGCAGCCCTCGTGCTCGGCCTCGTCCTCCTGATCCTCGCATCCGTGGCGGTGACGCTCTCGGTCGGCTCGACGCCCGTGGCGCCGTTCGACGTGCTCCGCGTGCTGGCCGGGCAGGAGGTGCCGGGGGCCTCCTTCACCGTCGAGCGGCTGCGGCTGCCGCGCGCGGTGCTGTCCCTTCTGGCCGGCCTCTGCTTCGGCTTGGGCGGCGCCGCCTGCCAGACCCTGCTCCGCAGCCCGCTGGCCAGCCCCGACATCATCGGCATCTCGGCAGGCAGCGGGGCCGCCGCCGTCTTCGCTATTGTGGTCCTGGGCTGGAGCGGGCCTGCCGTCTCGGGCGCAGCCATCCTCTGCGGGCTCGCCACCGCGCTTGCGATCTATCTCCTGGCCTGGCGGGACGGGGTGGCGGGCGCGCGGCTGATCCTCGTGGGGATCGGGATCTCGGCCATGCTGCAGAGCGTGACCGCCTATCTCCTCCTGCGCGCCCCGGACTGGAGCCTGCAGGAGGCGCTGCGCTGGATGACAGGCAGCGTGAACGGCGCCCGGCTGTCGGACGCACCGCCCCTCCTGCTGGCGCTCGCCCTGTTCGGAACCCTCCTCCTGTGCCGGAGCCGCGAGCTCGAGGCCCTGCGGCTCGGCGACGACAAGGCGGCGGCGCTCGGCGTGCGGATCGCGCGGACGCGGCTTCTGATCCTCGTGGGCGTGGTCGGGCTGATCGCGGTGGCGACCGCCGTCGCGGGCCCCATCGCCTTCGTGGCCTTCCTCGCAGGCCCCATCGCCGCGCGTCTGGGCATGCCGGGTCGGCCGATCCTGCTGCCGGCCGCGCTGATCGGCGCGCTTCTCGTTCTTCTGGCCGATTTCGCAGGGCAGGTGCTTCTGCCCGGCCGCTATCCGGTCGGAATCGTCACTGGCGCCCTCGGCGCGCCTTACCTCATCTATCTCATCGTCCGGGTGAACCGGGCCGGAGGCACCATATGA
- a CDS encoding FecCD family ABC transporter permease, translated as MNRPFPSPDAPAGGASARAPRAALAHAAGDPPSGPGRVGADAPLSRASTWGRAGAPPVLRRPARLRWAGLALLLGALAVAAALSVGVGTREVGWADIAGGLAGRTATIGEAVVAVRVPRTILAALAGAALGLSGAVMQGVTRSPLADPGILGVNAGAAMAVVVGMAWFGIETLSAYLGTAILGASGAAALVYTMGSLGRGGATPLKLALAGAATSIAVSSLTMAILLPRNDIAGSVQAWQVGGVGGATPDAILALLPVLLAGLALSLLSARTLNILALGDDAAAGLGLSVARSRLVAAAGAVLLCGAVTAICGPIGFVGLAVPHLCRLLCGVDHRWLLPFAALGGALLLMLADVLGRILARPGELDVGIVTAFVGAPVFIWIVRQRRIREL; from the coding sequence ATGAACCGGCCCTTCCCCAGCCCTGACGCTCCAGCGGGCGGAGCTTCGGCCCGTGCCCCGCGCGCAGCCCTGGCACATGCGGCCGGGGATCCGCCTTCCGGCCCGGGCCGGGTCGGTGCGGACGCACCGCTGTCTCGCGCATCGACATGGGGCAGGGCGGGTGCGCCGCCCGTGCTCCGGCGGCCGGCGCGTCTCCGCTGGGCGGGGCTCGCCCTGCTCCTCGGGGCTCTGGCGGTGGCGGCGGCGCTTTCGGTGGGCGTGGGGACGCGCGAAGTCGGCTGGGCGGACATCGCGGGCGGGCTCGCCGGGCGCACGGCCACCATCGGCGAGGCGGTGGTGGCGGTGCGGGTGCCGCGCACGATCCTCGCCGCGCTGGCGGGCGCGGCGCTGGGGCTTTCCGGCGCCGTCATGCAGGGCGTGACGCGGAGCCCGCTCGCCGATCCGGGCATCCTCGGCGTCAATGCAGGTGCTGCCATGGCAGTGGTCGTGGGCATGGCCTGGTTCGGGATCGAGACCCTTTCGGCCTATCTCGGCACGGCGATCCTCGGCGCGAGCGGCGCGGCGGCGCTCGTCTACACGATGGGGTCGCTCGGGCGCGGCGGGGCCACGCCGCTCAAGCTCGCGCTGGCCGGGGCTGCCACCTCGATCGCGGTTTCCTCGCTGACTATGGCGATCCTGCTGCCGCGCAACGACATCGCGGGCAGCGTGCAGGCCTGGCAGGTGGGGGGCGTGGGCGGGGCCACGCCCGACGCGATCCTCGCTCTCCTGCCCGTCCTCCTCGCGGGGCTGGCGCTGAGCCTCCTCTCCGCGCGCACCCTGAACATCCTCGCCCTCGGCGACGATGCAGCGGCGGGCCTCGGCCTCTCCGTCGCGCGGAGCCGCCTCGTCGCGGCGGCGGGGGCGGTTCTCCTCTGCGGCGCCGTCACGGCGATCTGCGGCCCCATCGGCTTCGTGGGCCTCGCCGTGCCGCATCTCTGCCGCCTCCTCTGCGGCGTCGATCACCGCTGGCTCTTGCCCTTCGCGGCGCTGGGAGGCGCGCTTCTGCTGATGCTCGCCGACGTGCTGGGCCGGATCCTCGCCCGTCCGGGAGAGCTCGACGTGGGCATCGTCACGGCCTTCGTGGGTGCACCGGTCTTCATCTGGATCGTGCGGCAACGAAGGATCCGCGAGCTGTGA
- a CDS encoding iron-siderophore ABC transporter substrate-binding protein translates to MSSILLRPLILALLALAPAAAAQDFPLAIDHAFGRTVIPERPVRVATVAWANHEVPLALGVVPVGFARANFGDDDGDGLLPWVAERLEELAAEAPPLFDEGDGIDFEAVAASAPDVILAAYSGLSRADYETLSEIAPVVPYREAPWATDWREMIRLNGAAMGMAAEGEALIGRIEGEIAETVARHPEIRGRTAMFATHLDIRDLSVIRFYSATDTRVKFFEDLGLVTPESVREASSGGTYAAEASAERIDRFDDVDILVTYGGEPLRERVSENPLTSRMKAVSQGALVLLGNDPVGTAANPTPLSISWVLEDYVGRLAEAARRVP, encoded by the coding sequence ATGTCATCCATCCTCTTGCGCCCGCTCATCCTGGCGCTTCTGGCCCTCGCGCCCGCCGCAGCGGCACAGGACTTTCCGCTGGCCATCGACCATGCCTTCGGCCGCACCGTGATCCCCGAGCGCCCCGTCCGGGTGGCCACGGTCGCCTGGGCCAACCACGAGGTGCCGCTCGCCCTCGGCGTGGTGCCGGTGGGCTTCGCCCGCGCCAACTTCGGCGACGACGACGGGGACGGGCTGCTGCCCTGGGTCGCCGAGCGGCTGGAGGAGCTGGCCGCCGAGGCGCCGCCGCTCTTCGACGAGGGCGACGGGATCGACTTCGAGGCGGTGGCGGCGAGCGCCCCCGACGTGATCCTCGCCGCCTATTCCGGCCTCAGCCGCGCCGATTACGAGACGCTGAGCGAGATCGCGCCGGTGGTGCCCTATCGCGAGGCGCCCTGGGCCACCGACTGGCGCGAGATGATCCGGCTGAACGGCGCGGCGATGGGGATGGCCGCCGAGGGCGAGGCGCTCATCGGGCGCATCGAGGGCGAGATCGCCGAGACGGTCGCGCGCCATCCCGAGATCCGCGGCAGGACGGCGATGTTCGCCACCCATCTCGACATCCGCGATCTGAGCGTGATCCGCTTCTATTCCGCGACCGACACGCGGGTGAAGTTCTTCGAGGATCTGGGCCTGGTGACGCCCGAGAGTGTGCGCGAAGCCTCGTCCGGCGGAACCTATGCCGCCGAGGCCAGCGCCGAGCGGATCGACCGGTTCGACGATGTCGACATTCTCGTGACCTACGGCGGAGAGCCGCTGCGCGAGCGCGTGTCTGAGAACCCGCTCACCTCGCGGATGAAGGCGGTGTCGCAAGGGGCGCTCGTGCTGCTCGGCAACGATCCGGTGGGCACGGCCGCCAATCCGACGCCGCTCTCGATCTCCTGGGTGCTCGAGGATTATGTCGGGCGGCTGGCCGAAGCCGCGCGCCGGGTGCCATGA
- a CDS encoding TonB-dependent siderophore receptor: MTPRHADRSRLLLRHPCLRALLLGGSALVALPTVLRAQDAADDAAAGAFRLSPIIVDAAAAADDDARSVVAQELWVGGKVATSLLDTPASVSVVTQAEIRARAATTTEEVLQYSAGIVTDYYGSDDRNDYFLVRGFQASTYRDGLTLGSMRGVREEPYAYERIEVLKGANSTLFGVSDPGGSVNFVTKVPQFTRFGEVYGQIGTNDHRELGFDLGDVLNEQGTLAYRFTGKVKDSALDYDTSRDDDAFLMGGLTWAPTEATTLTLVYDHLKRDGTPNSGGYPLDREYDRGDFFGEADFNDHDVARDTLTAMLRHDFGGGLSLTANLRYSDLADDFGYIYLSDSASRVGTELSRFYFGTDSTAEELIGNAILQYDTSFGSTDSSTLVGIEYRDAALSSASFYGGAGTIDIATGIATGVPSNLAPYETRKSDYTTKSVFLQQNLSFADRLVATVGLRHDWLDLRSRGTASGTAFDDSDDFSETSVRGALTYKVTDEVSAYASYVESVAPPSIGVEPERGEQYEIGVKYQPAGSRALLSAAIFDLTRQDMTIPVVLGDGTIVREVVGETRVRGFEIEGKAEIAENWDVIAAYSYQDAELTRAVVRGTDVSGNQFANVPKTMASLWVNYTLPGRARGGDMTFGLGARYIGSYQFAETNATGESDATTLFDAAFSYDIAENTGLSVNVSNLFDEQHVVGRGTADYYNPGRTVTATLRRTW; the protein is encoded by the coding sequence ATGACCCCCCGACACGCGGACAGATCGCGCCTCCTCCTCCGTCATCCCTGCCTCAGGGCGCTCCTGCTCGGAGGGTCGGCACTGGTGGCCTTGCCCACGGTCCTCCGCGCCCAGGATGCGGCGGACGACGCGGCCGCGGGCGCCTTCCGCCTCTCGCCCATCATCGTGGATGCGGCCGCCGCGGCCGACGACGATGCCCGTTCGGTCGTGGCGCAGGAGCTCTGGGTCGGCGGCAAGGTCGCGACCAGCCTGCTCGACACGCCCGCCTCGGTGTCGGTCGTGACCCAGGCCGAGATCCGGGCGCGCGCCGCCACCACCACCGAGGAGGTGCTGCAATACTCCGCGGGCATCGTCACCGACTATTACGGCAGCGACGACCGCAACGACTATTTCCTCGTCCGCGGCTTTCAGGCCTCGACCTACCGCGACGGGCTGACGCTGGGCTCGATGCGCGGCGTGCGCGAGGAGCCCTATGCCTACGAGCGGATCGAGGTGCTGAAGGGCGCGAACTCGACCCTGTTCGGCGTCTCCGATCCGGGCGGCTCGGTGAATTTCGTGACCAAGGTGCCGCAGTTCACCCGCTTCGGCGAGGTCTACGGCCAGATCGGCACCAACGACCACAGGGAACTGGGCTTCGATCTGGGCGACGTGCTGAACGAGCAGGGGACGCTCGCCTACCGCTTCACCGGCAAGGTGAAGGACAGCGCGCTCGACTATGACACGTCGCGCGACGACGACGCTTTCCTGATGGGCGGTCTCACCTGGGCGCCGACCGAGGCCACCACGTTGACGCTGGTCTACGACCATCTGAAGCGCGACGGCACGCCGAACAGCGGCGGCTATCCGCTCGACCGCGAATACGATCGCGGCGACTTCTTCGGCGAGGCCGACTTCAACGATCATGATGTCGCGCGCGACACGCTGACGGCCATGCTGCGCCACGATTTCGGCGGCGGGCTGAGCCTGACCGCGAACCTGCGCTACAGCGACCTCGCCGACGATTTCGGCTATATCTACCTGTCGGATTCGGCCTCTCGCGTGGGCACCGAGCTCTCGCGCTTCTATTTCGGCACCGACAGCACGGCCGAAGAGCTGATCGGCAACGCCATCCTGCAATATGACACGAGCTTCGGCAGCACCGACAGCAGCACGCTGGTCGGGATCGAGTATCGCGACGCGGCGCTCTCCTCGGCGTCGTTCTACGGTGGGGCGGGCACCATCGACATCGCGACGGGGATCGCGACCGGCGTGCCCTCGAACCTCGCGCCCTACGAGACACGCAAGAGCGACTACACGACGAAGTCGGTGTTCCTGCAGCAGAACCTGTCCTTCGCCGACCGGCTGGTGGCGACCGTGGGCCTGCGGCACGACTGGCTCGACCTTAGGTCCCGCGGCACAGCTTCGGGCACGGCCTTCGACGACAGCGACGATTTCTCGGAGACCTCAGTCCGCGGTGCGCTGACCTACAAGGTCACCGACGAGGTCTCGGCCTATGCGAGCTATGTGGAATCGGTGGCGCCGCCCTCCATCGGGGTCGAGCCCGAGCGCGGCGAGCAATATGAGATCGGCGTGAAATACCAGCCCGCAGGCAGCCGGGCGCTCCTGTCGGCGGCGATCTTCGACCTGACCCGGCAGGACATGACGATCCCGGTCGTTCTCGGCGACGGCACCATCGTGCGCGAGGTGGTGGGCGAGACGCGCGTGCGCGGCTTCGAGATCGAGGGCAAGGCCGAGATCGCCGAGAACTGGGACGTGATCGCGGCCTATTCCTATCAGGATGCCGAGCTCACGCGGGCGGTGGTGCGCGGCACCGACGTGTCGGGCAACCAGTTCGCCAACGTGCCGAAGACCATGGCCTCGCTCTGGGTGAACTACACCCTGCCGGGACGGGCGCGCGGCGGCGATATGACCTTCGGCCTCGGCGCCCGCTACATCGGCAGCTATCAGTTCGCGGAAACGAACGCGACCGGCGAGAGCGACGCCACGACGCTCTTCGACGCGGCCTTCAGCTACGACATCGCCGAGAACACCGGCCTGTCCGTCAATGTGAGCAACCTCTTCGACGAGCAGCATGTCGTGGGTCGCGGCACGGCCGACTATTACAACCCGGGCCGCACCGTTACGGCCACGCTGCGCCGCACCTGGTGA
- a CDS encoding helix-turn-helix domain-containing protein — translation MAQVVGLSESWFTRLFRDTTGVTPLQWQLRQRVELAQTLLEENLSVAEIADRLGFSDQAHLTRVFRQVTGQPPGAWRRARLCAAPPESGAARRA, via the coding sequence ATGGCGCAGGTGGTGGGCCTGTCCGAGAGCTGGTTCACCCGGCTCTTCCGGGACACGACCGGGGTCACGCCGCTGCAATGGCAGCTACGCCAGAGGGTCGAGCTGGCGCAGACCCTTCTCGAGGAGAACCTCAGCGTGGCCGAGATCGCCGACCGCTTGGGCTTCAGCGATCAGGCGCATCTGACGCGCGTCTTCCGTCAGGTGACAGGCCAGCCGCCGGGCGCCTGGCGCCGCGCCCGGCTCTGCGCGGCGCCGCCCGAAAGCGGGGCGGCGCGCCGGGCCTGA
- a CDS encoding peroxidase-related enzyme — translation MTDTAELPVSRFPVPRLSDLPDDIRSRIEAVQEKSGFVPNVFLTLAHRPDEFRAFFAYHDALMDRPGGLSKAEREMIVVATSTANQCQYCVIAHGAILRIRAKNPLVADQVAINYRKADITPRQKAMLDFAMKVSTRAHEVGETDFDALKQQGFEEEDIWDIAAISAFFGMSNRLANVTSMRPNAEFYAMGR, via the coding sequence ATGACCGACACGGCCGAGCTGCCCGTCAGCCGCTTTCCCGTTCCGCGCCTTTCGGATCTGCCCGACGACATCCGCAGCCGCATCGAGGCCGTCCAGGAGAAGTCGGGCTTCGTTCCCAACGTCTTCCTCACGCTCGCCCACCGCCCCGACGAGTTCCGCGCCTTCTTCGCCTACCACGATGCGCTGATGGACAGGCCCGGCGGCCTGAGCAAGGCCGAACGCGAGATGATCGTCGTGGCCACGTCGACCGCGAACCAGTGCCAGTACTGCGTGATCGCCCACGGGGCGATCCTGCGCATCCGGGCCAAGAACCCGCTCGTGGCCGATCAGGTGGCGATCAACTACCGCAAGGCCGACATCACCCCGCGCCAGAAGGCCATGCTCGATTTCGCCATGAAGGTCTCGACCCGGGCGCACGAGGTGGGAGAGACCGATTTCGATGCCCTGAAGCAGCAGGGATTCGAGGAGGAGGATATCTGGGACATCGCCGCGATCTCGGCCTTTTTCGGCATGTCGAACCGGCTGGCCAATGTCACCAGCATGCGTCCGAACGCCGAATTCTACGCGATGGGGCGCTGA
- a CDS encoding methyl-accepting chemotaxis protein: MMLSLKAKTALTFGLVLTGVAITVALAIGSLNQVAGNLTRLTRLELLALEAAHEFALSQSRAETLVARYGLALSRGGELSGVDRHLRRLEEDLAKALHSQRQAVADLQAHVTLQEDVASIAVLQSYGSLVEAASTKSLRRATAGDPAGAQAALADPSLLMARAAGEQALADITRRQWDTVGRTAARTVDLATRRGWIMLTVVVSACATAGTLAVWIVLSIGRGLSSALALSSRLAEGDLSATVPITGRDGMAHLLQSNNEVVLQLRTVVEAVTASSGALTGLSARVAATSEQMSVNAMEQISATGEAASAVTGIQSSLEQSVERAAACESVAARAAQDARASEKVVGEALRSMKKIAEHILVMQEIARQTDLLALNAAVEAARAGERGLGFAVVASEVRKLAERSQDAAKEVSTLSHSTSQAAVAAGDIIGRLIPDIELTSTLATEIASVARDLSGEIRSVTGSIDTLDTLSKQNSSVSDELWNGSAELSGQAEILANAIRYFDASDRSGPSDEPEEGLQAAAA, translated from the coding sequence ATGATGCTCTCCCTCAAGGCCAAGACGGCCCTCACTTTCGGCCTCGTATTGACGGGGGTTGCAATCACCGTGGCGCTTGCCATCGGCAGTCTCAACCAGGTGGCGGGAAATCTCACGCGGTTGACCCGGCTGGAGCTTCTGGCGCTCGAGGCTGCGCATGAGTTCGCCCTGTCGCAAAGCCGCGCCGAGACGCTGGTGGCCAGATACGGGCTGGCGCTCTCCCGGGGTGGCGAGCTCTCCGGTGTCGACCGTCACTTGCGACGGCTGGAAGAGGATCTGGCGAAAGCGCTCCACAGCCAGCGGCAGGCCGTGGCAGACCTGCAGGCGCATGTGACGTTGCAGGAAGACGTCGCAAGTATCGCGGTCCTTCAGAGCTACGGCTCGCTGGTGGAAGCCGCGTCGACGAAGAGCCTCCGCCGAGCGACGGCCGGCGATCCGGCGGGGGCTCAGGCGGCGCTGGCCGACCCGTCCCTCCTCATGGCCCGCGCCGCGGGGGAGCAGGCGCTTGCCGACATCACCCGCAGGCAGTGGGACACCGTGGGCCGAACCGCCGCCCGGACAGTGGATCTGGCCACGCGCCGAGGATGGATCATGCTGACCGTCGTCGTCAGCGCCTGCGCCACCGCCGGCACACTCGCGGTCTGGATCGTGCTCTCGATCGGGCGGGGCTTGTCCAGCGCGCTGGCGCTGTCGAGCCGTCTGGCCGAGGGCGATCTCAGCGCCACCGTCCCCATCACCGGACGGGACGGAATGGCCCACCTCCTGCAGTCGAACAACGAGGTGGTGCTTCAGCTGCGCACCGTCGTCGAGGCCGTGACCGCCTCGTCTGGCGCCCTCACGGGCCTGAGCGCCCGGGTTGCGGCCACGTCCGAGCAGATGTCGGTGAATGCCATGGAGCAGATCTCGGCCACGGGCGAGGCCGCTTCCGCGGTCACGGGCATCCAGAGCAGCCTCGAGCAGTCGGTCGAGCGCGCCGCCGCCTGCGAAAGCGTGGCGGCGCGCGCCGCGCAGGATGCGCGCGCCTCGGAGAAGGTCGTTGGAGAGGCGCTCCGCTCCATGAAGAAGATCGCGGAACATATTCTCGTCATGCAGGAAATCGCGCGGCAGACCGATCTTCTCGCCCTGAATGCGGCGGTGGAGGCCGCCCGCGCGGGCGAGCGGGGCCTGGGCTTTGCAGTCGTGGCCAGCGAGGTCAGAAAGCTCGCCGAGCGCAGCCAGGACGCGGCCAAGGAAGTCTCGACCCTCTCCCACTCGACGTCGCAGGCGGCCGTGGCGGCGGGCGATATCATCGGGCGCCTCATCCCGGATATCGAACTCACCTCCACGCTCGCGACCGAGATTGCATCCGTGGCACGGGATCTGAGCGGCGAGATCCGCTCGGTGACCGGTTCGATCGACACGCTCGACACGCTCAGCAAGCAGAATTCCTCCGTATCGGACGAACTCTGGAACGGCTCTGCCGAGCTCTCAGGCCAGGCGGAGATCCTCGCAAACGCGATCCGCTACTTCGACGCATCGGACAGGAGCGGGCCTTCGGACGAGCCCGAGGAGGGGCTGCAGGCCGCGGCAGCATGA